The segment AGCCGGATACATCGTCATACACCGCATGATAGACGCGATCGAACAACCCGCTGGAAACCTGCATCTCCCTCACCATTACCGCCCCCGCTGCGCTTGCTCGTCCTCTAGCGGAACAAGCTTGTACTCGGTTACATCAAAGTCGACATAAATAAACATGACACATCCTGTATCGGTATACACGTCATGGGACTCGCCCAAGCCGGCAGTGAGAAAATCGCCCGCACGCATCACGTCCTCGTTAAGGCGAACCTCCCCTTCGGTGACGATTGCTATTTCCCGGTATGGATGATCATGCATCGGAATCGACGAACCCGGATGCATCTTCAGCAGAAAGCATCGTCTTCCGGTAGAGTCATCGCTCCACAAATAGCACATCTCCGTATCGGCATAGATCCCCTTTTCCCACTGCATGCGTGCCTTCTCAATAATCACGTGCTGCTTGTCCATCGTTTTCCTCCCCCTAACGGCATTTTTCAGATACAATGACCAAGCGCGGACTGGACAGGCTGAATGGCGACAAGTCGAAACCGCCGTGGAGCTCTCGAACCTGGAGGCCAGCTGCCTCTGTCATCCGGACAAGCTCGGTCGCCGTGTACAAGCGCAAATCCAACAGCGCATGCTCGCGATCGCCCTCTGTGTACCAATTCAGTTCTTCCGTCCATCTGCCGGTATGGTGATGGAATGCGCGTCTGGAGAACACGAGCCGCCCATTCATTTTCTCCCAAGTATTGTACAGCTGACGCAGCTTGAAATCCCGGTTTTCTGTGTCCTGCAAAAAATGCCCGCCCGGCTTCAAAGCCCGATATACCCTGCGCAATATTTCCCGGTCGCCCTCCTCATCCTCGATGTAACCGAAGGCCGTACCGATATTAATGATCGCGTCGAACTCGTCTTCACTCTGCAGCTCGCGCATATCTCCCAGAACGAATCCGACATTGGCGCCTTGTTCCTCCGCCCTTCGCCTGGCTTCCTCCAGCAAAGCCGCAGAGCCGTCATAGCCGACCACCTCCATCCCTTGTTTCGCCAGCGCAATGCTCATCCGTCCCTGTCCGCATCCCAAATCCAGCACACGCATCCCCGAGGACAGCTTAAGGCGCTGCATGATCGCCTCCAGCTCATAGGCCGTCCGCTCCGGAGACAGGATCACCTCGGAAAAGGACAAATAGTCCGCTCCAAAAAATTGATTCCACGACTCCCCCATCCCTGCATCTCCTCCTCCCATAGCCGCTTGGCTGCCGGCAATTGGGCACGCGCTTCCGTAAGCAGCCAGAAATTTCTTACCTTGACACAACCCTCAACTTCATCGCCTTCACTGCCGCCCGCTTCACCAGGGGGCCTCCCCCGTACTAACCTCTGGGACGCATCACCTTGCCCGAGGCGGTTTTGGGCAGCTCCCGCTTCACCTCGATCACATCTGGCCACAATCTCGTATCCTGCTGATTCTGCACAATGCGGCGCAGCACTTCATGCCGATCCAGCTCGGGATCAGCAGTGACCCAGGCATGTATCTTGACGCCGCTGTCTTCCATATGTCCGAAGGCAAGCGCTTCCCGAACGCCCTCCACTTCCAACAACACCTGCTCCAGCTCCGCAGGGTGGACATTGACCCCGCCCCGGATGATCAGGTCATCGGCCCTGCCATAAACGAACAGCTCGCCTTCGCGCCAGCTTGCGATATCGCCTGTCTTCAACCAGCCCTGATCCAGCTTGACTGCCGTAGCTGCCGCGTCGCCGAAATAGCCCTTCATCACATTCGGCCCGGAAACGGTCAGCATCCCGCGGCAGCCGGGCGATACCGGGTTTCCCTGCCCGTCTACAATGCGGATGTCGACCCGGGCCAACGGAGCGCCGACGCATTCGACCGGATCATCGTCCGCCAGCTGCAGCTTGCAGCTTACGCGCGGCGAAGCCTCCGTTAAGCCGTAGGCATTGCCGATCCGCGCGCCGGGAAAAGCCGCCCTAATCCTTTCCTTCTGCAGCTTGCGCAGCGGTTCGCCGCTCAGCACCAGCTGCTGCACCGTGGACATATCGCAGCGCGGAGCGAAGTGGGCCAGGCTCGAAGCGACGGTAGGCGTCATGCAGCATACCGTGATACGCTGTGCAGCCAGCTCGCGCACTGCGCCGAGCGGCGTCAGCTCATCGGGCTTGACCGCGATTGCTGCGCCGCAATACAATGCAGGAAGCAGCTCGCCAGTGATCGCGGAGGCATGGACAAGCGGACGAAGCAGCAGCAGGCGATCCTCCGCCCCTAGCGGGAAGCAGCGCAGAATGTCCTCCATATTGCTCCAGAGGTTGCGGTAAGTCAGCATGACGCCCTTCGGAAAACCCGACGTGCCTGACGTATAGAGAATGAGCGCGACATCCTGCAGGGAGCTGCGACGCTTCGGGAACACGGTTGGCAAGGCCTGCAGCCTGCCAGTCTGATCTACATGAGCCTGTGCAATGACCAGCTCCGGGCCAATTTCCTCCAACGCTTTTCGGGTAAGCTGCGGGTTGCGGAAAGAATCGACCGGCACGACTGTAACCCGGCACTGCATAGCCGCCAGCAGCACAGGAACAGCTCGCCAGCCCAGCGAAATCTGGCAGGCGATGACCTGCTGCTTCCCGCCGCGGCTGCCGTACCCGCTCTCGCGGAGACGTTCCACATTCCAGGCTATCGCCTGCGTGAGCGATTCATAAGCTGCTGCATCGCCTGAAGGAAAAAGGAAGCATGCACCGGAATGGCCGGACAGCACGGTAAGGAACTGCTCCGTATCCATGCCGGTCCCTCCTCAAAAATCGCGGTGAATGATTTGGTCGTAATACTTGGCTTCGTGGAACTCGAACAAGTTTTCCTTCGTCTCCACGACACGCGGATGAGCGTTCAGCCTGCGTCTGGTTTTTTTGCGGTCCTTCTGAATCAAGTAATTGTAGTTCAACGTAATCTTCTCGACACTCACGCGCGCATAGTGTGTCACGATCGCCCTGCGGAACTTGTCTTCCGAGTTGTTGTCTGAAGAACCGTGCAGGATGTTGCCGTTGAAAAACACCGCATCGCCCGCCTCGGTGGTCAGCTCGATGCTCTCATACCCTTCAGGCACCGGGATTTGCTTGCCGTACACATTCACACTCTCTGGCACAACGTCCGGCTGTACAATATCAAATACATGCGACCCGGGGACGACCTGCAGCCCGCCATTGTCACGGCCCGAAGAATCGAGGCTTACCCATATGGCGTAAGTGGTGTCCGGCGATGCCCCGAGACTGTAGTTGTCCTGATGCAGCGGCAGTCCCTTGGCGCCGGGAGCCTTAAAGTAGTAACTCGTCTGAACAGCCAGCACTTCCTCCTGAATCAAGCCTTCAAGCAGGGCAATAGCCTGCGGCTGGAAGATGAAATCCTGTATGCCTTCATGTCCAAGCTGGTAATCCCGAAGCCGGGGAAACAGACTGTCGAATGGACGGTTCGGGGCCTGAATGATCTTCCCCTGCGCCATAAGTTTCTTCCAAATCTCCCAGTACATATCGTTCAGACGCTGCACTTCTTCCGGGCTGTACAAGCCTTTCACGATCAGGTACCCGTCCTTCTCGAACTGCTCCTTCTGCTCCTTCGTCCATGCGCCTTGCTCCATCGGTAATCCCTCCTCTTTTCCGTTCAGCACATCATATCGTGATCAACATACTGCCTGCCGTTCCACTCGCTCAGCAGATTGATCGCCACGCGCGCCCCGTCACCTGACGTAATGGAGATATGCATGCTCTGTCCGGTGCAGATGCCAGCTGCCCATACCCCCTTCATGCTGGTCCGTCCCTCTTCATCCACGGCGATCACTTCCGGGCCGCCCTCTTCCTTGCCCGGCTTCATTTGAAGCCCCATCTGCCGAGCCAATCCCTTCGCGGCTCCAGTCGCCAAGATGACGGCTGCACTTTCGTACACCTCAGCGCACGCCGTCACGCGAAAACCGCTCTCACTGCGCTCAACAGCGCTGACCTCGGCGAGCTTCACCTCGGCCCCGTATTTCTCGGCCTGCCTCTTGCCTGTTTCGAACACGTCGTAACCTGTGATGCCCATCACCGCATAATGATTGGCTGCCCACGCCTTCTTCGTTCCGCTTTTGTCATTATCCAGAATGAGCACTTTTTTCTTGGCCCTAGCCATGAATATGCCGGCGCTTGCCCCTGCCGGCCCTGCCCCTATAATCAGCACATCATACATCGTTGCCAACACTCCTTTATCGGACGATTACCTTCATCGTACAGAAGCAGGCGCCCGAACACTCGACCTCTGTTGCCGCAAAGATAGGGTTCTCTTGTCACAACTCTCGCACAGCAGGAAGGCCGTATTCGTCTATGTCCCGGACTAGAACCGCCTGGCCGTTCGCCAGCATCACCTCGCGCGGAAGCGGGTGGCTCAGGAATAGAACCGGACTGAAAGTGAGTCCGTAAGCGCCGGCTTGCCTCACCGCCAACAGATCGCCCGGCTGCAAGACAGGCAGCTCCACCCCTCGTCCGATTAAGTCATCGGGCGAACAGAGCGGTCCTGAAATATGATACATGCGCTGCTCCCCTCTGCCGCAGACAAGCGCTTCGATCGGATAATTCCGCTTGACGAGACTGCCTGCTCCTCCGGCTGCCGCGAACTGATGGACGCCGCCGTCCGCTATCGCGAACTCGACTCCTTGCGATCGCTTCGTATAGCGCACGCGAACCAGATAGCTCCCGGCTTCCGCAACAAGAAATCGGCCGGATTCTGCCAATACTTCTACGTCCGGGTACCGGCGCAGGAATGAATCGAACAAAGGCCGGGTGCGCAGAGCGACCGCTTCGAGATCCAGGCGCGATTCTCCCGAATGATACGGAATGCCGAAGCCGCCGCCGACCCCGACATAGCGCAGTTCCGACAGGCCGCCTGCCAGCAGGCGGTCGGCGGCCTCCAGCATGCAGCGCACATTGGCGGCAATCGTATCGGCTTGGAGGATGCGCGTACCCAAGTAGCCGTGCAGACCGACGACACGAACGCAGGACATGGCGCGCGCCGCTGCAAGCACTTCCGGCAGCTGGTCTTCATCTATGCCGAACTGACGCGCCGCTCCTCCCATCTTCAGCCGCGCGCCGCGCACTGTCTCGCGCGGATTGATGCGCAAGCCAACTTCTGCCACCATGCCCCGCTTACCCGCAATCTTCTGCACAAGAGCAATCTCCTGAATCGATTCTACGATCAGATAGCGAACGCCAAGCGCCACCAAGCGCTCCAGCTCAGCCGCGCTTTTCCCTGGACCCAGATAGAGAATATGCGCAGGCACTATTCCGGCAGACAGGGCGATCTCCAATTCCAGCGGCGAGCAAATTTCGCTGTACACGCCATGCCGATAAATCGCACGGACTACGGATGGATTCGGATTAGCTTTCATAGAGTAAAAGAGACGCACATTCGGATGCAGGCATTGCCGCAGGTCGGCAACACGCTGTTCGATGACAGCCATATCGTATACATAAAGCGGAGTGCCATACTGCTCTCCAAGCCGCT is part of the Xylanibacillus composti genome and harbors:
- a CDS encoding cupin domain-containing protein; this encodes MDKQHVIIEKARMQWEKGIYADTEMCYLWSDDSTGRRCFLLKMHPGSSIPMHDHPYREIAIVTEGEVRLNEDVMRAGDFLTAGLGESHDVYTDTGCVMFIYVDFDVTEYKLVPLEDEQAQRGR
- a CDS encoding class I SAM-dependent methyltransferase — protein: MGESWNQFFGADYLSFSEVILSPERTAYELEAIMQRLKLSSGMRVLDLGCGQGRMSIALAKQGMEVVGYDGSAALLEEARRRAEEQGANVGFVLGDMRELQSEDEFDAIINIGTAFGYIEDEEGDREILRRVYRALKPGGHFLQDTENRDFKLRQLYNTWEKMNGRLVFSRRAFHHHTGRWTEELNWYTEGDREHALLDLRLYTATELVRMTEAAGLQVRELHGGFDLSPFSLSSPRLVIVSEKCR
- a CDS encoding class I adenylate-forming enzyme family protein, whose product is MDTEQFLTVLSGHSGACFLFPSGDAAAYESLTQAIAWNVERLRESGYGSRGGKQQVIACQISLGWRAVPVLLAAMQCRVTVVPVDSFRNPQLTRKALEEIGPELVIAQAHVDQTGRLQALPTVFPKRRSSLQDVALILYTSGTSGFPKGVMLTYRNLWSNMEDILRCFPLGAEDRLLLLRPLVHASAITGELLPALYCGAAIAVKPDELTPLGAVRELAAQRITVCCMTPTVASSLAHFAPRCDMSTVQQLVLSGEPLRKLQKERIRAAFPGARIGNAYGLTEASPRVSCKLQLADDDPVECVGAPLARVDIRIVDGQGNPVSPGCRGMLTVSGPNVMKGYFGDAAATAVKLDQGWLKTGDIASWREGELFVYGRADDLIIRGGVNVHPAELEQVLLEVEGVREALAFGHMEDSGVKIHAWVTADPELDRHEVLRRIVQNQQDTRLWPDVIEVKRELPKTASGKVMRPRG
- a CDS encoding phytanoyl-CoA dioxygenase family protein, which translates into the protein MEQGAWTKEQKEQFEKDGYLIVKGLYSPEEVQRLNDMYWEIWKKLMAQGKIIQAPNRPFDSLFPRLRDYQLGHEGIQDFIFQPQAIALLEGLIQEEVLAVQTSYYFKAPGAKGLPLHQDNYSLGASPDTTYAIWVSLDSSGRDNGGLQVVPGSHVFDIVQPDVVPESVNVYGKQIPVPEGYESIELTTEAGDAVFFNGNILHGSSDNNSEDKFRRAIVTHYARVSVEKITLNYNYLIQKDRKKTRRRLNAHPRVVETKENLFEFHEAKYYDQIIHRDF
- a CDS encoding FAD-dependent oxidoreductase; the encoded protein is MYDVLIIGAGPAGASAGIFMARAKKKVLILDNDKSGTKKAWAANHYAVMGITGYDVFETGKRQAEKYGAEVKLAEVSAVERSESGFRVTACAEVYESAAVILATGAAKGLARQMGLQMKPGKEEGGPEVIAVDEEGRTSMKGVWAAGICTGQSMHISITSGDGARVAINLLSEWNGRQYVDHDMMC
- a CDS encoding alanine racemase — encoded protein: MGISEQVLPIDLYQRLGEQYGTPLYVYDMAVIEQRVADLRQCLHPNVRLFYSMKANPNPSVVRAIYRHGVYSEICSPLELEIALSAGIVPAHILYLGPGKSAAELERLVALGVRYLIVESIQEIALVQKIAGKRGMVAEVGLRINPRETVRGARLKMGGAARQFGIDEDQLPEVLAAARAMSCVRVVGLHGYLGTRILQADTIAANVRCMLEAADRLLAGGLSELRYVGVGGGFGIPYHSGESRLDLEAVALRTRPLFDSFLRRYPDVEVLAESGRFLVAEAGSYLVRVRYTKRSQGVEFAIADGGVHQFAAAGGAGSLVKRNYPIEALVCGRGEQRMYHISGPLCSPDDLIGRGVELPVLQPGDLLAVRQAGAYGLTFSPVLFLSHPLPREVMLANGQAVLVRDIDEYGLPAVREL